The genomic stretch AAATCGAGCAGAATCAACCATACAAGTCAAAGCACTCGGACTTGGCAAAGCTGTCACCTTTTTTGTTCCAAAAAAGCCGCCAACTTCACCAAGCCGGTGTTTGAGGCGTTAGGCAAAGAGGAAAATGAATGCCACTTACAAACCAGTATAAGAAAGTTCGAGATTGCGTTGTTCAGGTTGTAGCGCTAAATGGTCAGAACATTGTAGGCTCAGGATCGGGATCTGTTATTGGTGCTGGGAATCACGTACTGACATGTGATCATTGCATAGTCGATGGTGCTCAGATGGCAATAATCGACCCTGCCAACTCGACAAATGGAATTCACGGGAACGTTATATTTCGTGACAGTAATTCTGATATAGCGATTTTAGAATTTACTAATGTTGTTGGAAAGCCTGTTGTTTTCTCGGATAGCTCTAATTGTGAGGTAGGAAACGGGGCTTTTGTTGTGGGATATCCGATGAATATTATGGAGCAGGTACTACTTTCGGCACATATTGCGAGCATCACGACGAGCTTAATCAGAATAGATTCATCAGTAAATCATGGTAATAGTGGCGGACCACTTTTTAACTTGGCAGGTGAGCAAATTGGTGTAGTAAATGCAAAGCATGGTTCGCTTTCTAACTACCTTAACCAATTGATGAATGCAAAGCCAACAATGTCAATGCAGGTAGGTGGTATTGATCCAGTTCAGAGCATACAAGTATTGATTGGAGAGATGCAAAAGAATCTCAACTTAGGAATCGGTTATGCTGTTCCCAGTAAAGTTATTAAACAATTGCATCCAATGCTTACTAAATTGATACCGTAGTCTTGTGCCTAACAGTGCTCCAGCCGACGCCAAAATCGGCGCGGCTGAGCTTAAACGTTATGCCTCATATAAAATATCGAGAGATCGACGAACCCAAAGCCGTCTCGTATGACTGTCCGGCGGAGTCCATGGCAGTGGCGATCACGTGCCTGTGGTATCTAGACACTGAGCAAGGAGCGGAAGGCCTGCTTAGCCCAATGTGCAGCAAGGTTGTGTGCTCGTGCGCTGGAACTTGCCAGTCCTGGGCTGGTGGTTCTTGCCCGCTCACGGTTGGGTATGGTGATGTCCTAAACCGAATGGCGGTTCACGTGATGCAAAATGAACCTCCATATTCGCTA from Gallaecimonas xiamenensis 3-C-1 encodes the following:
- a CDS encoding S1 family peptidase; its protein translation is MPLTNQYKKVRDCVVQVVALNGQNIVGSGSGSVIGAGNHVLTCDHCIVDGAQMAIIDPANSTNGIHGNVIFRDSNSDIAILEFTNVVGKPVVFSDSSNCEVGNGAFVVGYPMNIMEQVLLSAHIASITTSLIRIDSSVNHGNSGGPLFNLAGEQIGVVNAKHGSLSNYLNQLMNAKPTMSMQVGGIDPVQSIQVLIGEMQKNLNLGIGYAVPSKVIKQLHPMLTKLIP